A segment of the Arachis hypogaea cultivar Tifrunner chromosome 5, arahy.Tifrunner.gnm2.J5K5, whole genome shotgun sequence genome:
ttctgTCAAATGCATCTTTTATAAATGAGTTCTAAACAACATGAatcatttcttgttcaatttcttTGTGTCTCTTGTAGCCATTTAATTTAAGTGAAATCTTCTTCATATTGGGAGCAATAATTTATtccaaaattggaaaaaaaaagtataatatagTCTAATAATGTAGGAATCATACTTTCCATCTTAGCGCAATCAAATTATATAGGTCTTGGACAACAAATGGAACCCGTGACATATTGTATATTCTTTATAGTGGAATTACCTATCAACTAGCTAGAGTTTATAATTTTGAATCCAAATATTCGTGTAGCTGTCATAAGTAGTTAACTTACTGTGTAAACATGAATTTCTTTTAATGagattaattaaatttgataaacaTTTCAGAACAAACATTTATGTATATCTTATCATGTATTCATGTCATTAAAAGCGTGTACATATtactattagtaatttttttttcccATATTACAATACCCACCTCAAAAATATGTAAGACTAGTTGACAATAATGTATCGATGTAAAGCACAAtcatttcattattattttctcaCCAAAATATTACCTTTTAAGAATTTCAGCATctgttttaattctatttttatatcctatattttctttttttttttctgtttacaATGTTCCGAAGCAAtaccaaacataaaataaaaatatcaattcttgttttctttactgtttctctaatgattaaaaaaaagaataaccTTTTGTTGGCATGGTtagataataaaatagaaaaagtttATAGGGCAAACATTAATTCAagcaattaatttaaaaattatccaataattaaaaaagaaataaatataaaaaataaacacccaaaattaattaataataaaattataaaaacattcaaaattcaagaaaaaataaaaaaattgagagtgaAACAAAGTAAAACTAATTTGAATTTgagatttaggatttagaatttaagatttaagatttaggatttatagtttagaatttaaggtttataataaaaaatattgttggcataaataatttaatttttcatcCACGATAATTTAATTTTCGGCATAAATAATCATAGATTAGCTTTAAGCAAACCTATGTTGGGTGCTAGCAATGCAATTAGAATTAGAATGCTAATGGTTGCACATGGGAAAGAATAGCAAGAAGAGCAATGAAAATGACCAACAATTCGATATCAACGCCAAATCCAAACTCGGTTTATGTGagttatagttatttatttagtgCTACAAAATTATTATTCATCAAATTCTACGTCCCTTTATCTTCAAGTTGCGGCTATCATTGGCATTGAGTCAAAAATCTCAACATGCACGCACTCGGTTTTAGGCTCATGTAATATAATATATAGAGTTTAATAATTGTTATGCCAGCAAAAATTGCATGAGCTAACAACAGAACAACTTGTTCACTTTACTACCAAGAAAACTTCACCGGCAATGATTAATGGCATGCTTTATTTGGAGCTAAAATATATAGAAACTttataacaaaaactaacaagaatgGTGGAAGATTGTGAAGTTGCTAAGGAATTTGAATTGGTTTTGGTGGTACATGTATGTTAGGAGAACAAAAACCAATCGTTTGGCATTTATATATAGTATAggctaattaattaaaagtaatataGCTGGCTAGTGCGTGTgcttgattgattgaattggaaAATGTAAAGGACGATATTTCCTTTCATGGTGCTCCACGGAAAAACAAAgtcggtatatatatatatattgaaacaaCAATAAATTACTCTGATCTCCATGGCAATGATCTTTGGTTTTGTGTTAAGAAATTAACACCCCAGCCCAGATTTTTTTTCTGTTGCCCCCAAAACATGTCATTAACCAATTACTAAccgttggtaaaaaaaaaatggattttttgtATTACCAATAGTTTTGACAATACCAAAACAGTGTTTCGACTACACAAGTAGAAATAGGCAAGttgaaatcaaaaaaattaaagatgGTACAAAGAGCGTCGTAGTCGGAAGAGTATTTATTTCTTTTCTGTGATTATCAAGGCTTTCTACTCGACCTTCAAGTTGAGTGAAAGATATGGGTGTAAAATTTGAGGAGCAAGTTGAAAAGCCGTGGGACTTTGAAGACTAAAAAAGATGTGGGTGTCAAAACTTATATTCGAAGTCAAGATTTTTTATGGTTAAGACAAGGTTATGgctgagaaaaaagagaaagatagtGAACAAATATGCTCCATGGCAAGTCCATTTCCATGATCTATAAATAGTAGAAACTTAAAAGAGTTTCGGGACTTCAATCAAGAACATTAGATTATCACATAAgctcatcaaattttcaatctcCGCAACGCAATGGAAGAACATGGAGTGCGAGTGCATGTGAGTATTAGAAGTTGATTTTTTACTTGTTTCCTTTTGTTTATTTGGTTCAATTTTATTTAACTGTTTTAAATTTCGTTATTGCTTTGTTTAAATCAATATTTTGtgttttcatagtttttttcatttaattatttattcttttgTCGTTTATCATAAAGTTTACCACTAGCAATCTCGATATAGATTACCTTGACACTAATTAAATAATTCTCAAGTcgaacttattttttttaaagaagttgTATCAGTTTTTAGATACTTAAGATCTTGATACAAGTTTGTTTGTATCTGCCGAAAttgaccaaaaaataaataaaatcctaaCAAAGTTAATTTGCGAGAAAATGGCTGACACGGTTGAAAAAATAACCTCATATTCGACTTTTGTTGCTCAACGTAAggtatatatttttaaaagtgtTATTAAATATTCTATCCCAAAAATTTAAACGGTTGGGCTTGAAGTCTGAATTTTGCCTAGGCATTttctcaattattattattattattattatggaataataaatatcaaattcaaaatttttttggtaATAAAAACGGTACATACTCCAAAGCTTAAGTAGTTAAATAAAAGTACATACATGATTATATCTAATGATACATTTTTGAAGAGTCTAAATACACGTTCTAACTTCAATAAAATATTCGACTTTAAACTTACTTCCACTTTCAAATAATACAATAAAAAGAACTTACTCAATTGGGGTAGCACTAAGTTGCATGCCTATAAATCCCCATCCTCATCCATTGACTAATCCTCTTGATATCACATTACAAGTCTCTTTCTTTTCTACTTGTCTAAGCTCTGTATGTCACTTCCATACTTTGGTGGTAATCTCAAGAAAACTACAATAACTaggtatcttttttattttatttttttttcagtttgtcTTTTCAGTCCCATGTTTGGTGAATTAATCATATTGAagagtgtttttttattttggttcaaAGATCATGCAGGCCTTTAAGATAAACGAGAGTAAGATCCTAAAAAGGATACTTAACTTTGATAGTTCCAAAGGAGATTATCAGAATCCATCACTAGCCAAGAAGGGAACTCATCATAATTTGAATCAATCATCTCAAAACTCAAGAACATGCTTCCATCATCACACCAAAAAGTATGAGATATTGTGTTGGCTTGTTCtaattatgaattattatattttacaatTATCATTCAAAGTAATCATATCTAATAATCTTTATGCTATTCTGAAATAGGATCTTTGTTGGTTCTTGGAATGTTGGAGGAATCCAACCGCCAAAGAATCTGGACATGGAAGATTGGCtagaaatacaaaataattttccgGATATCTATGTTCTAGGGTAAGTTTCATAATGGTTTTGGATTAAATATTTAGTTTTACTTAATTCATAGACTAATATGTGATGTGATCAACAACTTTGTTATACAAGGTTCCAAGAAATTGTGCCTTTGAATGCAGCAAATGTGTTAGGACCCCAAAACCGAAGAGTTTCAAGGAAATGGAATTCGCTCATCGGCGCGGCCCTTAACAAAAGAATGCCAACCAagaaaggagaaagaacagcagagcCTCAAAAGGTGTATCCCCTGAAGGATCAAGAACAAGTTTGTGTAGAAGGTGATGTTGGACAAGATTTCCAATGCATCATAAGTAAGCAAATGGTTGGAATGTTTGTCACAATTTGGGTTCGATGCGAAATCTATCGATCCATCCATCACTTGAGTGTTTCGTCGGTTGGATGTGGAATCATGGGTTTCTTGGGAAACAAGGCATGTTTTTTGCAAAATTGTATATGCTTGAGAACTTTTTGATATgcaagttttgaaaaattttatacatTGTTTCTTagagtgagtttttttttttcttttttaacctTAAAAATACAGGGTTCAATATCAATTAGATTTTGCTTGCATGAAACGAGCTTCTGCTTTATATGTAGTCATCTAGCTTCCGGTGGAAAAGAAGAAGACCGGAAACAGAGAAACATCGATGCGGCCGAGATTTTGTATCGGACAAGCTTCCCTGCTGATCCTCTTCATGATATGCCTGAAAAAATTATAGATCATGAGTAAGTTTATTGGTTGAATTCATTCAATAAATGAAGTTCAAAAGTGAAGCTGTGGAAAAAGAATGAGCCACTTAACAATGATTATGTAGTATCACTATGTTGGCTTATTGTTCAGCAGCAAGAAGAAAAACGTGTAAATTAGATTGACCTCTCATGTAATTAAACAATGAGTAATGGTACGAAGCCAACTTTTTTCGGCCAATAtcagctaattttttaaaattattttatttatcttaaatttttagatcctaaattataaatcattaattgtaaattctaaattataaactctaaatcctaaatcctttaagtgaaaatttttataattaaaaaaaatgtactaatattaactaactaaaaattggTTCCCTATACTTtcttttaaagaatattttacaTGACACTTTCTATTTGTAAAAGTATGTACTAATTTCTCCAAAATTTAAGGCTACATAATATCTGATTGATATACTTGACCTGAGAATTTCTCATGACTGAAAATTGCATAGCTATTTAGATTTGAGAACTTTATAACACATTATAGTCACCAAAACaccatgtccaaaaaaaaaaaaaaaatagtcatcAAAACATGAAGTTGATCTAAAATGTGTACATATTTTTTCCATGCAGCCGGATAGTGTGGCTTGGGGATTTGAACTATAGGATCTACCTGCCAGACTTTGCAACAAAATCATTgatcaagagaagacaatggGAAACCTTGTTGAAACATGATCAGGTAATTAAGAAATACTAAGTTTTCGCATTAATtagttactatatatatatatatatatatatatatatatatataacaataatataaattcatCAAGATTTAAAACTCTATTCTAAATTATAGCTAAAGATGGAGCTCAGGGAGCGTCATGTATTCCAAGGTTGGCATGAAGGAGCTATAGAGTTTCCACCTACCTACAAGTACCACCCTAATTCTGAAGATTACATTGGGTGTGGACAGAAACAATTGACCAAAAAGAAGCGTGCTCCAGCATGGTAAATTGAAGAATTTTGATTGGCTTTTTAGTTTTTACCTTTTTTGGGTTGGGAGCATTAAATTAAAGAATTTGAATAATTTGCGTTTAGAATTTATTGCTTTATGAATGCATCAAGAAAGCCAAAATGACCAACAATATGAAAGATTCTTGTTA
Coding sequences within it:
- the LOC112802396 gene encoding type IV inositol polyphosphate 5-phosphatase 9, giving the protein MQAFKINESKILKRILNFDSSKGDYQNPSLAKKGTHHNLNQSSQNSRTCFHHHTKKIFVGSWNVGGIQPPKNLDMEDWLEIQNNFPDIYVLGFQEIVPLNAANVLGPQNRRVSRKWNSLIGAALNKRMPTKKGERTAEPQKVYPLKDQEQVCVEGDVGQDFQCIISKQMVGMFVTIWVRCEIYRSIHHLSVSSVGCGIMGFLGNKACFLQNCICLRTF
- the LOC140184750 gene encoding type IV inositol polyphosphate 5-phosphatase 9-like; this encodes MPEKIIDHDRIVWLGDLNYRIYLPDFATKSLIKRRQWETLLKHDQLKMELRERHVFQGWHEGAIEFPPTYKYHPNSEDYIGCGQKQLTKKKRAPAWCDRILWFGEGMKQSKYSRSESKLSDHRPVKALFKVEIKVAENST